The DNA region ACGAGTGCCAGTCCAGCCGGCGCGGGCAAGGCGGCCGGAGTGCCGGCATGCTTCCGCTTTTGGATCCAGGCGGCGAAGGTCTGGTATTTGACGCCGTGGAGGGCAGCGAACTTGGGGCCGCTCAAGCCGCTGGAAGCAAAGGCATCAAGGATCGCCTCCCTCTGTCCGGGTGCATAGCGGAGCCGGCCGCGTCGGTCGGACCTCACGAGAGAACCGATCACTCCGAGTCGTCCATCTACCTCTCGATGTCCAAGCGAATGCTCGCCAGACTCGCCGCTTGAGCACCTTTCAGACAGCCTCTAATCAATTTGTAGGAATAATGTTGCGTAGTCTCCAGCCGGATGCTAGCGGCTTAAAAGGTGGTGCTATTCGATCGCGCCCGATGCCGATGGGAGCTCGCAACCACTGAAAAGACATAACCAAATCAAGGAAATGAGAAAATGCGTTATCATTGCCACCGCAGCTATAGTTGCCTGCCTTGGCGTTAGCTATGCTGCCAGTGCTATGACTAAGATTAGCGACCTGGGAAGATGTGAAAATGGTCGTCAGTGCACTACATGCAAGGGCACTGGATGGAACGGTACTCAGAAGTGCTCGACCTGCACGGGCAGCGGTCTCGGCAGCTCTTATTGATCTTGGCTATTTGACGGCTCCCTTGCTATGGCGGGGGAGCCTTCGCATTTCCAATGAGGCACATCATAGTTCGGGCATGATAAAGGCGATGCTCCTTTGGCTGCTAGGCTCTGGATGGCTGCTTGCGGATGAGCTTTCCGCGCAGTTGCCGCCGCTTGAGCCGTTTTTTGTCGAACCGGGGCGTTTTCACGAATGCCTCAGTCCCAGCGGCCGCTGGATTAGCTTTCTCGGCCCGAACAGCGGAGGCGTCAACCAACTCTGGATGGTCAGCACGGAGAATCCGGGGAAGCCTGTTTGTATTTCCGATCCTGTAACGGGGGCCGTCACCACCTGCTTTTGGGTCCGCGGAGAACGACTGGTTTGGCAGGTACGAGGCGCTAAGGGAAACCC from Luteolibacter sp. Y139 includes:
- the tnpA gene encoding IS66 family insertion sequence element accessory protein TnpA — translated: MRSDRRGRLRYAPGQREAILDAFASSGLSGPKFAALHGVKYQTFAAWIQKRKHAGTPAALPAPAGLALVEVEAPAGPCRDPGLSVILPGGGEIHVASMAAVPLAAALIRELSRSC